A DNA window from Amycolatopsis sp. DSM 110486 contains the following coding sequences:
- a CDS encoding urease accessory protein UreF, whose amino-acid sequence MDLSALILADSRFPGGGHVHSGGLEEAVSRKLVRTEADLPGFLLSRLRTAGALSAAFAAASAHAAGRGVHSGHWRRLDQELDARTPSPAQRVASRAQGRGTARAGAVAWPSPVLTTLLAETPRPHHPIVCGALVGIAGGEPAEAAAAVAYLAVSGPASAAVRLLGLDPFAVNAVVARLGAEVRAVAGAAAGVAGLDPADLPAPGSPALDLFAEAHARHHEEEVRLFAS is encoded by the coding sequence ATGGACCTCTCAGCGCTGATCCTCGCCGACTCCCGGTTCCCCGGGGGCGGCCACGTGCACTCCGGCGGCCTGGAGGAAGCCGTGAGCCGCAAGCTCGTGAGGACCGAGGCCGACCTGCCGGGCTTCCTGCTCAGCCGCCTGCGCACGGCGGGCGCGCTGTCGGCCGCGTTCGCCGCGGCCTCGGCCCACGCCGCCGGCCGTGGCGTCCATAGTGGACACTGGCGGCGGCTCGACCAGGAGCTCGACGCGCGCACGCCCTCTCCGGCCCAACGCGTGGCGTCGCGGGCCCAGGGCCGGGGCACCGCACGGGCCGGGGCCGTCGCGTGGCCGTCGCCGGTGCTGACCACGCTGCTCGCCGAGACGCCGCGGCCGCACCACCCGATCGTCTGCGGAGCGCTGGTGGGCATCGCCGGTGGCGAGCCGGCCGAGGCCGCGGCGGCCGTGGCGTACCTGGCCGTGAGCGGGCCGGCGAGCGCGGCCGTGCGGCTGCTGGGGCTCGACCCGTTCGCCGTCAACGCCGTGGTGGCCCGGCTCGGCGCCGAGGTGCGCGCCGTGGCCGGGGCCGCCGCCGGCGTCGCCGGGCTGGACCCGGCGGACCTGCCCGCGCCGGGCTCACCCGCGTTGGACCTGTTCGCCGAGGCGCATGCCCGGCACCACGAGGAAGAGGTGCGTCTCTTTGCCAGCTGA